Proteins encoded within one genomic window of Ranitomeya variabilis isolate aRanVar5 chromosome 4, aRanVar5.hap1, whole genome shotgun sequence:
- the RCC2 gene encoding protein RCC2: MPRKKVTDGAGPGNGAARPGGRKKPAGRKRDRDEFSSDDDDLDGSPGSDGFQGPNSKRGAGGKGGSKSPATAAVVVNEPEHTKEKIKLEGSKANGQLLIFGATNWDLIGRKEVPKLQAAYRNLGQNLWGPHRYGCLTGVQVRTVASGPCSAHSILITTEGKIWSWGRNEKGQLGHGDIKRVDAPKPIESVKDEVFVYASCGRNHTLALTENGSVYAFGENKMGQLGLGNKTDAVSSPAQILYNGQPITKVACGAEFSMIMDCKGNLYSFGSPEYGQLGHNSDGKYIARAHRIEYDCELIPRRIAIFIEKTKDGQVLPVTNVVVRDIACGINHTLVLDSQKRVFTWGFGGYGRLGHTEQKDEMVPRLVKLFDFPGRGASQIYAGSTSSFAVSEMGGLFFWGATNTSRDSTMYPKSVQDLCGWKVRSLACGKSSVIVAADESTISWGPSPTFGELGYGDNKAKSSTTAQEVKTLDGIYSEQVAMGYSHTLIVARDETEQDKEKLKKLPEYNPRTL, encoded by the exons ATGCCAAGGAAGAAGGTGACAGATGGAGCTGGACCTGGGAATGGTGCTGCCCGTCCCGGGGGCAGGAAGAAGCCGGCAGGCAGGAAGAGAGACCGTGACGAGTTCAGCAGCGATGACGACGACCTGGACGGAAGCCCGGGCTCTGATGGATTCCAGGGGCCGAACAGCAAACGTGGAGCCGGTGGAAAGGGCGGAAGCAAATCTCCTGCAACAGCGGCCGTCGTAGTCAACGAGCCCGAGCACACCAAGGAGAAGATC aaaCTTGAAGGCTCTAAAGCAAATGGTCAATTATTGATTTTTGGAGCCACCAATTGGGATTTGATTGGACGGAAAGAAGTGCCTAAACTGCAAG CTGCTTATCGTAACTTGGGCCAGAACCTGTGGGGACCTCACCGATACGGCTGCCTGACGGGTGTGCAGGTCCGGACTGTGGCCTCTGGGCCCTGCTCTGCTCACAGTATACTTATCACCACAGAGGGGAAGATATGGAGCTGGG GGCGAAATGAGAAGGGTCAGCTGGGGCACGGAGACATCAAGAGGGTGGACGCCCCCAAACCCATCGAGAGCGTAAAGGATGAAGTGTTTGTGTACGCCTCCTGTGGCAGGAATCACACGCTGGCGCTCACAG AGAACGGATCTGTCTATGCGTTCGGAGAAAACAAGATGGGTCAGCTCGGCCTGGGTAATAAGACAGACGCCGTGTCCAGCCCGGCTCAG ATCCTGTATAACGGGCAGCCAATCACCAAGGTGGCGTGTGGAGCGGAGTTCAGCATGATCATGGACTGCAAAGGGAACCTGTATTCTTTTGGAAGCCCCGAGTACGGACAGCTGG GCCACAACTCAGACGGCAAGTACATAGCACGGGCGCATCGGATCGAGTACGACTGCGAGCTGATCCCACGACGGATCGCCATTTTTATTGAAAAGACAAAGGACGGACAGGTTCTTCCGGTGACCAATGTGGTTGTGAGAGACATCGCCTGCGGCATCAACCACACG CTGGTGCTGGACTCTCAGAAACGTGTCTTCACCTGGGGGTTCGGCGGATACGGGCGGCTGGGGCACACTGAGCAAAAAGACGAGATGGTCCCGCGACTTGTGAAACTGTTTGATTTCCCCGGACGCGGAGCCTCCCAGATCTACGCCGGATCCACCTCCTCCTTTGCCGTCAGTGAGATGG GTGGTCTGTTCTTCTGGGGAGCAACAAACACATCCCGGGATTCCACCATGTACCCCAAAAGTGTTCAGGATCTATGCGGCTGGAAAGTTCGGAGTTTGGCCTGTGG CAAAAGCAGTGTTATTGTGGCAGCCGACGAGAGCACCATAAGCTGGGGACCCTCGCCCACCTTTGGGGAGCTG GGTTATGGTGACAACAAGGCCAAGTCCTCGACCACCGCTCAGGAGGTGAAGACGCTTGACGGCATCTACTCTGAGCAG GTGGCCATGGGCTACTCTCATACCTTGATTGTGGCGCGGGATGAAACGGAGCAAGACAAGGAAAAGTTGAAGAAGCTCCCGGAGTACAACCCTCGCACTCTGTGA